In Chelonia mydas isolate rCheMyd1 chromosome 20, rCheMyd1.pri.v2, whole genome shotgun sequence, a single genomic region encodes these proteins:
- the PLPPR2 gene encoding phospholipid phosphatase-related protein type 2 yields MAGGKQELKRSVSIIPCFVFVELVIMAGTALLAYHFEYTDTFPVHIQGFFCYDSAYAKPYPGPEDASRAPPVLVYSLVTAVPTAMILVGELAGFLCWPRRRKEKTIVSGECCYFIPLLRRIVRFLGVYSFGLFTTTIFANAGQVVTGNQTPHFLSVCRPNYTALGCQLPGPQYITDRGACAGNPALVTAARKAFPSKDAALSAYAVVYTAMYVTLVLEVRGSRLAKPTLCLALAGPAALVGVVRVAEHRNHWADVLAGFLTGAAIAAFLVTCVVNNFRSKAPAAQKPAPAESLASVPGVGLPCVESPLEKFSVAQRVRDPPEEQDFSTLLTRGLERQLARSLRMGGHAGAARPYEITELCSQKSPDPQLCLFPTTPDVLIPSRSVTSEGWSR; encoded by the exons ATGGCTGGCGGGAAGCAGGAGCTGAAGAGAAGCGTTTCCATCATCCCCTGCTTTGTGTTCGTGGAG CTGGTGATCATGGCGGGCACGGCGCTGCTGGCGTATCACTTCGAATACACCGACACCTTCCCCGTCCACATCCAGGGCTTCTTCTGCTACGACAGCGCCTACGCCAAGCCCTACCCGGGGCCCGAGGACGCCAGCCGCGCCCCGCCCGTCCTGGTCTACTCCCTGGTCACCGCCGTGCCCACGGCCATG aTCCTGGTCGGGGAACTGGCTGGATTTCTCTGCTGGCCGCGGCGGCGTAAGGAGAAAACCATCGTCTCTGGGGAATGCTGCTACTTCATCCCGCTGCTGAGACGCATCGTCCGCTTCCTGG GTGTCTATTCCTTCGGCCTGTTCACCACCACCATCTTCGCGAACGCCGGGCAGGTCGTCACGGGGAACCAGACCCCCCACTTCCTCTCCGTTTGCCGCCCCAACTACACGGCCCTGGGGTGCCAGCTGCCCGGCCCCCAGTACATCACCGACCGGGGGGCCTGCGCTGGGAACCCCGCCCTGGTCACTGCAGCCCGCAAAGCCTTCCCCTCCAAGGACGCTGCGCTCAGTGCCTACGCCGTGGTCTACACCGCC aTGTACGTGACGCTGGTGCTGGAGGTGCGGGGCTCCCGGCTGGCCAAGCCCACGCTCTGCCTGGCGCTGGCCGGCCCGGCTGCCCTGGTGGGGGTGGTGCGGGTGGCCGAGCACCGAAACCACTGGGCTGATGTGCTGGCCGGATTCCTGACCGGGGCCGCCATCGCCGCCTTCCTG GTCACCTGCGTGGTCAATAACTTCCGGAGCAAGGCGCCCGCGGCCCAGAAGCCGGCGCCGGCCGAGAGCCTGGCCAGCGTCCCCGGCGTGGGGCTGCCCTGCGTCGAGAGCCCCCTGGAAAAGTTCAGCGTAGCCCAG CGGGTCAGGGACCCCCCAGAAGAGCAGGATTTCTCCACGCTGCTCACCCGAGGCCTGGAGAGGCAGCTAGCTCGCTCCCTTCGCATGGGGGGCCACGCTGGGGCGGCTCGGCCCTACGA